In Mycoplasma suis str. Illinois, a single window of DNA contains:
- a CDS encoding hydroxymethylglutaryl-CoA reductase → MVSFSLLTKILLGVLSVGAIGGGTSIGVVSFMGNKNESTEITQSKQKVEEEEKLDDDTDLQIVSRGRVTCFYKIGKKDRKLKGYNCNWNRF, encoded by the coding sequence ATGGTTAGTTTTTCTTTACTCACAAAAATTCTTTTAGGAGTTCTTTCTGTGGGAGCTATTGGTGGAGGAACTAGTATTGGAGTAGTTTCTTTTATGGGGAATAAAAATGAGTCAACAGAAATAACTCAAAGTAAACAAAAAGTCGAAGAGGAAGAAAAATTAGATGATGATACTGATCTTCAAATAGTAAGTAGAGGAAGAGTTACTTGTTTTTATAAGATTGGCAAGAAAGATCGGAAGTTAAAGGGATATAACTGTAACTGAAATAGGTTTTAG